The DNA segment AATCAAAATTACTAGACAAATCTGTCTGAGAAGCAGGGGAGTCAGCGAGTAGCTTTTTTGCGAGATTCATCAATTCGGCTTGTTTTCGCGAATTTCTTTCGTCCAGAATCAGGGTATCTCCGACCATCTCTACAAGTTTATGAATATGATCACATGCTAAAAAAAGAAATTCGATCCCCTCCTTAGTGAGATTTTGTTTTCCCGATCGAATTCGATCTAAAAAGGTCTCCACCTCGTGTGTAAACTTTTCGATCGGCTCGTATCCAAACATTCCGGATGTTCCCTTGATCGTATGGATTGCTCTAAAAACCGAGTGAATTCCCTCTGAATTTTTGGAATCCTTTTCCAAAATAAGAAGAAAGGATTCCATAGAAGATAATAGCTCTTCAGATTCAGAAATAAAAATATCCCGCACTTCAGAAAGATTCATTTTTCAATCCCTTTCCAGTTCCGTATTGAAATGAAAATTCTTTTAAATCGTCTTTCTGAAGTTTTATCTTATCTCTAAGAAATCCGGTAAGTCCGTAGAGATCGATCAGTTTCAACGCGGAATGACTGTGATTGACAAGACGCACCGTAAATTCTTTTCTTTTGGCTTCCTTTTTTAAAGCCAAAAGAATTTGAAGACAAGAAGTGTCCATTTTTGTGATTTTAGAAAGATCGATTTCTAACAGAGGATGTCTTTTTGTAAGAATCTCATTTAGCTTTTTCTTGAATTCCAACGCATCATAAATCGTAAGTTCACCTTCGATTTTGATTTTTAGACCGTCGACCGAAACATTTTCGGAATTCAAAGAAATGGAATCTGTTAAAAATGAAAACGACATATATAATTACGGTAAAAGTTTTTGAATCGTTTGTACAAGTTCTTCGGGAGAAAACGGTTTTGTAAGCCAGGCTCTCGCTCCAGCGGCCAGACCTTCCGTCTTTACCTCTTCCTGCGATTCCGTGGTCAGCATAATGATTGGAGTGAACTTATTCTTGGGATCTTTTTTGATCTCTTTTACAAAAGTGATACCATCCATATTTGGCATATTCATATCGCTTACGATCAAATCTACTTTATCATTTTGTAATTTATCGAGTCCGTCGATTCCGTCCACCGCTTCCAATATGTGGAATTCGGAGTTGCTTAAATGAAGGTTTAGTATTTTTCTAAAAACCGCAGAATCATCCACGATGAGAATTCGTTTCATTCTTAACTCCTAACTGATCCAATGGTAAAAATATTTCTGCGAGAACACAAAGACTGATGTCTTCGGAAGTGTGATCGTTTGCATTGTGAATAAAAAATAATCCGCTATGTTTTCTAACAATATGATCTACGGCTGTGAGTCCTAAACCAAGTCCGAACTTTTCAAGATGACTGACAGCTTCCACCGGGGGATAAATTCGAAAAAAGGGCTGAATCACGAGCTGTTCCGATTTCTCAGGAACTCCTCCGTATGGCTTTTTATCGACTCGATTCTTAAACGTAATACAAAAATAACCCTGATTGATATTCGTAAAAATGTCGATAGGTGAATTTCGCGATGAATATTTATACGCATTGAGAAATAACTCCTCCAACGCTAAAGATAAGAAAGTGAGATTGACTTTGATTTTATACTCACGTTTAAAAATCGGAAGATTTACGGATATTCCTTTCGATGTCAAAAAACCGGATAAGTTTTCGGGTAATTCTTTGATCCTCTCCAATAAGAAGGTTGTAGAAATACTTTCCGGTTCCAAATCGTGATCGATCAGATTTAAAAGTTTTTCCAAACCCAAAAGCATGTTTTTTGTAATTTGGTTATTGGTTAAAAGAAGATCTAAAATTTCCTTATCTACTTTGTAGACTGTTCCGTCCTGGATTTTTACGGAATCTACCATATCAAGCAGACTTGTCATGGCCCCAATCCCGCTTCCTTGCGAAAGGGAAGTTTTTAAACTGTAAATGGAAGTTTTTTCAAACGATTCGTTATCCGACTTTCGAATGGTTTCCTTATATGTTAGCCATTC comes from the Leptospira sp. WS92.C1 genome and includes:
- a CDS encoding response regulator, with the translated sequence MKRILIVDDSAVFRKILNLHLSNSEFHILEAVDGIDGLDKLQNDKVDLIVSDMNMPNMDGITFVKEIKKDPKNKFTPIIMLTTESQEEVKTEGLAAGARAWLTKPFSPEELVQTIQKLLP
- a CDS encoding response regulator, whose translation is MEVELKKKHNTLHRIPNDPVLIIEDKQENSILLESLCDELGVKHEVAPNGAEALKKIETREYSLFILDLMMPVMDGAAFLNKLRENYPNAVVLVQTAIDSSEKIIEIMKLGVFDYILKPIYPDIFLKTLQKALNYCYLKNMEENLAQIESQKLRSQLEWLTYKETIRKSDNESFEKTSIYSLKTSLSQGSGIGAMTSLLDMVDSVKIQDGTVYKVDKEILDLLLTNNQITKNMLLGLEKLLNLIDHDLEPESISTTFLLERIKELPENLSGFLTSKGISVNLPIFKREYKIKVNLTFLSLALEELFLNAYKYSSRNSPIDIFTNINQGYFCITFKNRVDKKPYGGVPEKSEQLVIQPFFRIYPPVEAVSHLEKFGLGLGLTAVDHIVRKHSGLFFIHNANDHTSEDISLCVLAEIFLPLDQLGVKNETNSHRG
- a CDS encoding lipid asymmetry maintenance protein MlaB, producing MSFSFLTDSISLNSENVSVDGLKIKIEGELTIYDALEFKKKLNEILTKRHPLLEIDLSKITKMDTSCLQILLALKKEAKRKEFTVRLVNHSHSALKLIDLYGLTGFLRDKIKLQKDDLKEFSFQYGTGKGLKNESF